The Changchengzhania lutea genomic sequence ATTTTCATCGTATTAAAAGTAACAGGCGATAAATCTTTGGCAAAAAAACTATTACCACTTCCCGTAATTGGAGGTACGTTTCTAAGTATTTGCACTTGAGAAAAGGTCAGAGTAGGAATTGCAATAAATAATAATAAAATTTTTGTTTTCATATTTTCAATTTGATATTAATGTTTGTGTTAAAAGTTGTCGTTCTTGTCTATTAAAATATTTATTAATGTTCATGCCATAATAATTGTCGAGTAACGTATTTCTCATTTCTATAGCTTCGAAAATTTCATTTGTATACGATAAGTGCCCAGTTTCAATTTCAATCAATGTTGGTAACTGTAACAAAATATCATCTGGTAAATCATTGTGTTTATTCATTAATTTAAGAAACCAGTTTTGATTTATCCCTAATTTGTTAAGCTTTAGATAGTCATTATCTTTCCAGACAAATTTTGAATTAGGGATACTACCCAAAGATTTTAACAATAACCATGAATCCTCTGTTTCTGGAGAGTTAATGCTAAAATGATACATTCTTGATGTAGTATTATTTTTTTTAAGTTGTTTTAAAACTACATACTTGATAAAATTTGATTTTAATCTAGAATTTAGTCTAAACAATTTGAGGATATTAGACTTTAAAGCTTCATTTTCGCTAAGTAGTATATTATAATAATGAGGTAATAAAGCAGACCCCGAAATTAAATTTTGTTGAAAAATTAGAATATCTAGATGTAGTATCATTCTTGATAAAGTATGACCTAAAGCTCCATTTTCTTCATTATAACCCGCAAGTTCCTTTACTTTTTTCAAGGATTTTCCATCATCAGCCACTGTTTCGTAGAAAACGAAATATTCTTTAAATAGTTTTGCAATTTCTAAAGTTTGAATTGGACTATAATAGTCCTTAAATATGCTTTTATTGCCAGAATTTATGATTTCTTCTAATTGGGATAATCGTTCCGGTGTTATATATTCAATATCACTATTATAAACTTGCTCTATATTTGAAATCCTATAATTTGGATTTAATGACATTAAGAAAAATTTATTAAAACCAATCTGCTCTTCTTCAAGAATTTGAGACATAACAGAAACTTGTAAAGACCAATAACCATTTAAAAATTCGCTTATCTTGTCTCTATCCTCTCCTTGCATGTCAAAGTTCATTTTAAAGGCATTACTTGAAACTCCACCACCAAATGAAATCGTACTATTTAGACCATTTGTACATGGAAGTATGTTATTAGAAGTTGGTTTATTCCATTTTCTAAAGTGTCTATTCAACTTTTTATAATTAAGTTTATCAAAGGTACCTCCAGCGTCTTCTAATGGTGCATAACAAAGTTTATAATTACGTCTAATTAATTCTGTTATACCTTCTCTACTAATATAAATGTCTTCCCGTATTCTTCTAAGTTCGTGTAATAATTCATTATGGTTTTTTTTAATTTGTTCTCCAAGTTTTACTATTTCGTCAAATATGACTTTTTGTCCTTCCAAAATTTGTAATTGATTTTGTTCCATTCGGTTTAATTGCATTTTCATCTCATGTTGATTTTTTAAAATCTTACCAAGAGTTTTCATGATTTGCTTATGTCTGGTTGCTCCTGCATCGGGCTTACCAATTGAAAGTACATTACTAAAGGATGAGGCTGCACTTAAATATCCCATCGGAGAACTTAAAGCTGCAACTCCCTTTAGTATATGATCTCCTGCTTGAACAAGCTTTCCTACATCATCCAAAAGTGGAGAATCAAAACCCAGATTCGATGCAATATTTAGGATATCACTCGCAGAATTTAAATACATACCCATATCTTGAATAATTTGCTCTCTTGCAATTTCCATTTCCAATTGCTCCTTAATCTCTTCTCGTTTATCTGGATCCATATCAAAAAACCCATTATTGATGGCATGCATTCTTTCTTTAGAAGACATCTTACCATACATAAATTCTTGTAAATATTGAATATCGGAACTATTCGCCAATATGTCAGAACTATTTCTATCAATTTGATTTTGTAGATTATTTTTAATAGAAGTCATGTTACTAGCTATTCTTGAAATTCTTTGGTCATTTACTTGAACAGCGTTCCATAAGCTCTGTCCTAAGCAGGGCAAACTCACACTTTTATTCCTAAGATCTTAATAAGATAGTTGTTATCGTAAGCCGCTTTTAGCCTTTTTCCTTTTAGTCCTTGCTTGGTTTGTTTATCTTTTCTTAGCAAGTTTAGTGCAATTTTGCTTAGTATAGAGAAATTTTGGGCAGCATTACCAGCTCTTTTTCTTGAGGCGTCTTCAGAGAAAGCCACATCGAGTACCCAATGTAGTTTGTTTTCAATTCCCCAATGTAAGCGTATCATTTTCTGTAGTGCTTTTGCATCTGTTTTCACACTTGATATATAATATCTTGTAGCTGTTTCTGTTGGCTTGTCGGAGTTTTTAAATTCTCTAATACTTTCTACTTTTACTATACTTTCCAGCCCTGTCCATTTATCTTGGTCTTCAATAAATTTAAAGTCATTGATAACACTACATTTTCGTGTTTCTATCCTGCCGTGTCCCAGATCTTCATCGGTATGGCTATCTATAGTCTTGCCAAAGCGAAATTCGTCTAGAATATCTTGATGCAATTGCTTTTGGTTTTCTTTTACAGCTAAGATGTAATCTGCTTCTTGTTTAATAATAGTTTCTGCAATAGCCTTTTGACAGCCCATGGCATCAATGGTAACTACACATCCTTTTACAGTAATTAGTTCCAGTAGTTTTGGTATGGCCGTAATTTCATTGGATTTTTCAGAAACCTTGACCTGTCCTAAAACCATATTGTTTTTGCTTGCCCAAGCACTTACCATGTGAAAAGGGGATTTCTTACCATTAGATTTAGCACCTCTCAAGGTTTTACCATCAATGGGAATAACCTCGCCAGCCGTTATATCAATCAAATTAGAGACCCAATCTATAAAACAGGTTTCAAATTGTTCTGAATCAATGGAAGAGAACACTCGGTTAAAGGTGTCATCAGAGGGCGTACCATTTGGCAAATCAAGAAATGAACGCAAAAAATCTACTTTTGCTTTGGCATAAGTTTCCATATCTTTCCATGAATCTGCCGCACAAATCACACTAATTATACCAATAAGAAGGATGTCTTCTAAGTTATGAAGCTTGTTTATATCGCTTCTAGGATCGTTTATCTTACTGAATATAGACTTGAATTTGTTCATTGTTTTTAAAACACTTAAATTATTGATTATCAGTATAATATACAATAATTTAAAATGAAAAACAACAGCTATCTAACTAAATATCAGATAATTAAGTGTGTTTTTAAGTAAACAAAATGGCTGAAAAAAGTGTGAGTTTGCCCTGCTGTCCTAAGGCTTTTAAGTTGATAACGTCTTGTTCTATATTTTCTATATTTTCACCTTGTTCAGCCAAAATATTTAATGTGATTTCATCCGTTTTGGATAATTCATTAATCATTGCTCCCATAACTATTTTCTGTCCATTTTCATCTAATGAATCATCAATTTCAATACCTGGGAAATAGCCATTGGCTTGCAATGTCTCAACTACAACCTTCGGATTTTTATCTTTTATACTCTCAATACCGTTATCTCTTAAATAATTTTTTATCCCATGCTTTAAAAACTTACCAGAGGACCTTTTCATTTCATCTTCAGCCATATCAGCTACATGTTCTAATGACTTATCTGCAACATAACTAACACCTTTGTTTATGATAGGTGCAAGAGGACCAGTTCCTATAGTGGCTAAGGATAATGAGCCACTCAAAACATCAAATGTGGTTCTTAACGTGAAATCAGCAATAGCATCTTTCTCCCTCATTGAAATGTACTTTTCTGTAACTCCACTTAGAGCAATATTGGAATTCCTTAAAGAACTATTATTGAATGGAATTGAACTATTTGAGTTAGGAATTTCTTTAGCTAATATTTTTTTTACAAC encodes the following:
- a CDS encoding ISAs1 family transposase; the protein is MNKFKSIFSKINDPRSDINKLHNLEDILLIGIISVICAADSWKDMETYAKAKVDFLRSFLDLPNGTPSDDTFNRVFSSIDSEQFETCFIDWVSNLIDITAGEVIPIDGKTLRGAKSNGKKSPFHMVSAWASKNNMVLGQVKVSEKSNEITAIPKLLELITVKGCVVTIDAMGCQKAIAETIIKQEADYILAVKENQKQLHQDILDEFRFGKTIDSHTDEDLGHGRIETRKCSVINDFKFIEDQDKWTGLESIVKVESIREFKNSDKPTETATRYYISSVKTDAKALQKMIRLHWGIENKLHWVLDVAFSEDASRKRAGNAAQNFSILSKIALNLLRKDKQTKQGLKGKRLKAAYDNNYLIKILGIKV